The following coding sequences lie in one Arachis ipaensis cultivar K30076 chromosome B03, Araip1.1, whole genome shotgun sequence genomic window:
- the LOC107633721 gene encoding protein IQ-DOMAIN 1 — protein MGSGHWFKTIIRLRKSKQSRSKKSKGSLASLKIKNNTERESSGLANGTSTASENLVSSGLPLETIAATRIQMAFRAYKARKSLGRLKGLAKLKILTEGYSVRKQATTAINYLHSWSKIQTDIRARRICMVTEDRIRRKKLDSQLKLEAKLHDLEVDWCGGPETMXXXXXXXXXXXXXXXXXXXXXXXQSQGLGSYELGKANWGWSWKECWIAARPWESRIPNLTVSPKKAQNKYSSQGQKDKNTLTPNGQVSVKAPSPNVKGTPPSLGSAKGSTKARRLSYPTTQKMVVHEGKQ, from the exons ATGGGTTCAGGCCATTGGTTTAAGACAATCATTCGATTAAGAAAATCAAAGCAAAGCAGATCAAAGAAATCAAAG GGATCTTTAGCTTCATTGAAGATAAAGAATAATACAGAAAGAGAGTCTAGTGGTTTAGCAAATGGAACTAGTACTGCAAGTGAAAATCTTGTGTCCTCTGGGCTACCACTTGAAACTATTGCTGCAACAAGAATACAGATGGCATTCCGGGCATACAAG GCTAGAAAATCTTTAGGCCGATTAAAAGGATTGGCAAAGCTAAAGATTCTGACAGAAGGTTACTCTGTTAGAAAACAAGCTACTACAGCCATAAATTATCTTCACTCATGGAGTAAGATACAGACAGATATTAGAGCTCGCCGAATCTGTATGGTGACAGAAGACAGGATCAGGCGGAAGAAACTGGATTCACAGCTAAAGCTTGAAGCAAAGCTCCATGATCTGGAG GTGGATTGGTGTGGAGGCCCTGAAACCATGGANNNNNNNNNNNNNNNNNNNNNNNNNNNNNNNNNNNNNNNNNNNNNNNNNNNNNNNNNNNNNNNNNGTCAGAGTCAAGGGCTAGGCAGTTATGAACTTGGCAAAGCTAACTGGGGTTGGAGCTGGAAGGAGTGCTGGATTGCGGCTCGCCCGTGGGAAAGCCGCATCCCCAACCTAACCGTGAGTCCCAAGAAAGCTCAAAATAAGTACTCAAGCCAAGGTCAGAAGGATAAGAACACATTGACACCAAATGGACAAGTTTCAGTTAAAGCTCCTTCACCTAATGTAAAAGGCACTCCTCCTTCTTTAGGTAGTGCAAAAGGGTCTACAAAAGCTAGGAGATTATCTTACCCAACCACACAGAAAATGGTGGTGCATGAAGGAAAGCAATGA
- the LOC107633722 gene encoding uncharacterized protein LOC107633722 codes for MSRSRHARQMDKNTRYFHNLASARRRNNRIDALVINGRLIRNQARIKIAIREFYKELYRQEESPMVGFRDGLVERINDEDAMALEMLPTPEEVREAVWDCESSKAPGSDGYNMNFIKKCWGDIGSEFTTAILDFFQSSRLPTDANVTWVALAPKFTGAKKIKDLRPISMVGVYIRLSRRC; via the coding sequence ATGTCGAGGTCTAGGCATGCGAGACAAATGGATAAAAACACGAGATATTTCCATAACTTAGCTTCAGCAAGAAGGAGGAATAATAGAATTGATGCTCTGGTCATTAATGGGAGGTTGATAAGGAATCAAGCTAGGATTAAGATTGCCATAAGGGAGTTCTACAAGGAGTTATATCGTCAAGAGGAGTCTCCGATGGTGGGGTTCAGAGACGGACTAGTGGAAAGAATCAACGATGAGGATGCTATGGCTCTAGAGATGTTACCAACACCTGAGGAGGTTAGAGAGGCAGTGTGGGATTGTGAATCGTCCAAAGCTCCAGGAAGTGACGGATACAACATGAACTTTATAAAGAAGTGTTGGGGCGACATTGGCTCTGAATTCACGACAGCTATACTAGATTTCTTCCAATCATCAAGGCTGCCGACAGATGCTAACGTAACTTGGGTGGCACTGGCCCCGAAGTTTACTGGTGCTAAGAAAATCAAAGATTTGCGGCCGATCAGCATGGTGGGTGTGTATATAAGGTTATCTCGAAGATGCTAG
- the LOC107631176 gene encoding nudix hydrolase 15, mitochondrial isoform X2 has protein sequence MVSILRALLSTPLLLPRASLSRFMDSSSSSCSSNFHEGGSQKLRALAQQLRFYKPPPFSEEVEEQSNEEECGSGKVVSQVGFPESATPVAQNPEKFRPKRAAVLICLFEGDAGDLRVILTKRSSKLSSHSGEVALPGGKAEEGDKDDGDTAKREAKEEIGLDPELVNVVTVLEPFLSKHLLRVVPVIGILHDKKAFKPVLNPAEVDAVFDAPLEMFLKDENRNQEEREWMGEKYLIHYFDYETEHTNYLIWGLTAGILIRAASVVYKREPAFMEQNPKFKVPKL, from the exons ATGGTTTCCATTCTGAGAGCGTTATTATCAACACCGTTATTATTACCCAGAGCATCTCTCTCCAGATTCatggattcttcttcttcttcttgttcttccaacTTCCACGAAGGAGGATCCCAGAAGCTTCGGGCTTTGGCGCAGCAGCTCCGATTCTACAAGCCACCGCCTTTTTCGGAGGAGGTTGAGGAACAGAGCAATGAAGAAGAGTGTGGGAGCGGTAAGGTTGTTTCCCAAGTGGGATTTCCTGAATCGGCCACACCAGTGGCTCAGAACCCTGAAAAGTTCAGACCAAAGAGAGCTGCTGTTTTGATCTGCCTCTTTGAAGGGGATGCCGGTGATCTTAGGGTTATACTCACTAAGCGCTCTTCTAAGCTCTCCTCTCACTCCG GTGAAGTGGCTTTGCCCGGTGGGAAAGCAGAGGAAGGGGATAAGGATGATGGGGACACTGCAAAGAGAGAGGCAAAGGAGGAAATTGGGTTGGACCCTGAACTTGTCAATGTTGTTACTGTTCTTGAACCATTCTTGTCTAAG CACCTCCTCAGAGTGGTTCCAGTCATTGGCATACTTCATGACAAGAAAGCATTCAAACCGGTTCTAAATCCTGCAGAAGTGGACGCAGTATTTGATGCACCTCTGGAAATGTTTCTGAAG GATGAAAATCGGAATCAGGAGGAGAGGGAGTGGATGGGAGAGAAGTATTTGATACATTACTTCGACTATGAAACTGAGCATACAAACTACCTCATATGGGGTTTAACTGCTGGTATATTGATTAGGGCTGCGTCAGTTGTGTACAAACGGGAACCAGCTTTCATGGAGCAGAATCCTAAATTCAAAGTTCCAAAG CTATAA
- the LOC107631176 gene encoding nudix hydrolase 15, mitochondrial isoform X1 produces MVSILRALLSTPLLLPRASLSRFMDSSSSSCSSNFHEGGSQKLRALAQQLRFYKPPPFSEEVEEQSNEEECGSGKVVSQVGFPESATPVAQNPEKFRPKRAAVLICLFEGDAGDLRVILTKRSSKLSSHSGEVALPGGKAEEGDKDDGDTAKREAKEEIGLDPELVNVVTVLEPFLSKHLLRVVPVIGILHDKKAFKPVLNPAEVDAVFDAPLEMFLKDENRNQEEREWMGEKYLIHYFDYETEHTNYLIWGLTAGILIRAASVVYKREPAFMEQNPKFKVPKVLTKDTVMR; encoded by the exons ATGGTTTCCATTCTGAGAGCGTTATTATCAACACCGTTATTATTACCCAGAGCATCTCTCTCCAGATTCatggattcttcttcttcttcttgttcttccaacTTCCACGAAGGAGGATCCCAGAAGCTTCGGGCTTTGGCGCAGCAGCTCCGATTCTACAAGCCACCGCCTTTTTCGGAGGAGGTTGAGGAACAGAGCAATGAAGAAGAGTGTGGGAGCGGTAAGGTTGTTTCCCAAGTGGGATTTCCTGAATCGGCCACACCAGTGGCTCAGAACCCTGAAAAGTTCAGACCAAAGAGAGCTGCTGTTTTGATCTGCCTCTTTGAAGGGGATGCCGGTGATCTTAGGGTTATACTCACTAAGCGCTCTTCTAAGCTCTCCTCTCACTCCG GTGAAGTGGCTTTGCCCGGTGGGAAAGCAGAGGAAGGGGATAAGGATGATGGGGACACTGCAAAGAGAGAGGCAAAGGAGGAAATTGGGTTGGACCCTGAACTTGTCAATGTTGTTACTGTTCTTGAACCATTCTTGTCTAAG CACCTCCTCAGAGTGGTTCCAGTCATTGGCATACTTCATGACAAGAAAGCATTCAAACCGGTTCTAAATCCTGCAGAAGTGGACGCAGTATTTGATGCACCTCTGGAAATGTTTCTGAAG GATGAAAATCGGAATCAGGAGGAGAGGGAGTGGATGGGAGAGAAGTATTTGATACATTACTTCGACTATGAAACTGAGCATACAAACTACCTCATATGGGGTTTAACTGCTGGTATATTGATTAGGGCTGCGTCAGTTGTGTACAAACGGGAACCAGCTTTCATGGAGCAGAATCCTAAATTCAAAGTTCCAAAGGTTTTAACTAAGGATACTGTAATGCGTTGA